A window from Drosophila nasuta strain 15112-1781.00 chromosome 3, ASM2355853v1, whole genome shotgun sequence encodes these proteins:
- the LOC132792884 gene encoding uncharacterized protein LOC132792884 has translation MMIQSEDQEIDRALELCQLIRNDLLKCVGIVQRLDRKYNEPNRYRIDVKPFHLDPMLGRPNSPSLSSLGLARSTKVSGSLLSLVSCAEVKQEGRTSNELNAIFVDLNSKCIKLRRELEATTAHAQRIMNCSLRQDRVQHRMLMGPQSSKTLICRHWGNNSSSPKTMSSGIKRSFRINE, from the coding sequence ATGATGATCCAAAGCGAAGATCAGGAAATCGATCGAGCCCTCGAACTCTGCCAACTGATACGCAACGATCTGCTGAAGTGTGTGGGAATAGTGCAGCGTTTGGATCGCAAATACAATGAACCGAATCGCTATCGAATTGATGTAAAACCCTTTCACCTGGATCCCATGCTTGGTCGACCGAATTCGCCCTCGTTATCGAGTCTTGGTTTGGCGCGATCGACGAAAGTTTCAGGATCGTTGCTGAGTCTGGTGAGTTGTGCCGAAGTGAAGCAAGAGGGACGCACCTCAAATGAGTTGAACGCCATCTTTGTGGATCTGAACAGCAAGTGCATTAAGCTGCGACGCGAATTGGAGGCCACCACGGCGCATGCGCAACGTATTATGAATTGCAGCTTGCGACAAGATCGTGTGCAACATCGAATGCTGATGGGGCCGCAGTCATCGAAGACATTGATATGCAGGCATTGGGGAAATAATTCGTCATCTCCCAAGACTATGAGTAGTGGCATTAAACGATCCTTTCGCATAAATGAATAG